A genomic segment from Cardinium endosymbiont of Culicoides punctatus encodes:
- a CDS encoding 50S ribosomal protein L25/general stress protein Ctc, with product MEIIEILGYKRANLGKAESKKLRINAQVPGVLYGGQEQIHFYVPMVLLRDLIYTPNAYFVDLNIEGVVYRCILKEIQFHPVSEMILHVDFLQIFDDKKIKMEIPVAFVGKAIGVAKGGVLSKKQRKLAVFGYPKHIPSIIDVDVSNLDLGNISRVHQIQTEGFTILALPSTPVASIEIPRALRSAASKEEKKGKK from the coding sequence ATGGAAATAATAGAGATTTTAGGGTATAAAAGAGCAAATCTCGGTAAAGCTGAATCTAAAAAATTAAGGATAAATGCACAAGTACCAGGTGTATTATATGGAGGGCAAGAACAAATACATTTTTATGTGCCTATGGTACTTTTACGTGATTTAATTTATACACCAAATGCCTATTTTGTGGATCTAAATATTGAAGGTGTTGTATATAGATGTATTTTAAAAGAAATTCAGTTCCATCCCGTAAGTGAAATGATCTTACACGTAGACTTCCTGCAAATTTTTGATGACAAAAAAATCAAAATGGAAATTCCTGTAGCATTTGTAGGAAAAGCTATAGGTGTAGCCAAAGGAGGTGTTCTTTCCAAGAAACAAAGGAAATTAGCTGTTTTTGGATATCCTAAACATATTCCATCTATAATAGATGTGGACGTTTCTAACCTTGACTTAGGCAATATTTCACGTGTACATCAAATTCAAACAGAAGGTTTTACCATTTTGGCATTACCGAGTACACCCGTAGCCTCTATTGAAATTCCAAGAGCATTACGTAGTGCAGCAAGTAAGGAAGAAAAAAAGGGCAAGAAGTAA
- a CDS encoding SemiSWEET family sugar transporter: MLDVVACVGSFTAVISIFPQIIQSYRTKSVKDISMLMLLNLTISSISWTLYGMMTSDKPLLLTNLLLTIGSLIMVRLKWKYRS, encoded by the coding sequence ATGTTAGATGTCGTTGCATGTGTGGGCTCGTTTACAGCAGTTATTTCAATATTTCCTCAAATTATCCAGTCATATAGAACCAAATCTGTTAAAGACATATCTATGCTCATGCTTTTAAATCTAACGATCTCTTCCATTAGTTGGACCCTTTATGGGATGATGACTAGTGATAAACCGCTTTTACTAACAAATTTGTTGCTAACGATTGGCTCCTTAATCATGGTAAGACTTAAATGGAAGTACCGATCTTAA
- a CDS encoding M3 family oligoendopeptidase: MKKYVRAFLPSEFSITDWSSIQPFYDNLLTRDISSEESLKKFLADWSELEGVIAEDGGWRYIHTTRNTTDLAAKESYEYFITKIEPYLAPVTDLLHRKVLAAKDIALLRQKPRYDIFVRKIENDLRCYREENIPIHTDIHLNARIYGAIVGSMVIEVEGKELTLQQAAAHVESTDRPFRKTVYDAIQKCRLQHKDALDTLYSKLIQQRHSLAVNAGFDNFRDYAFVSMHRFDYTPQDCFTFHTAIKEEIVPLLNELAKERKEKLGLAVLQPFDHAVDIEGRQPLRPFTDAAELLHKATTSLQSIQPFFGHCLKIMQEMGHLDLASRKGKAPGGYNYPLDETGVPFIFMNAASTLKDVLTMFHESGHAVHAFLVHELELNVFKHCPSEIAELASMSMELLSMPYWNVFFSDQKDLNRAKKDHLIHVISRLPWMAAIDAFQHWVYEHPTHTLQEREDNWNRIFSDFSDNITDWNGYEDVKCNLWQKQLHLFEVPFYYIEYAIAQLGAIGVWKNAQENQKDALNNYLNALKLGNTESMRTIYQTAGVRFDFSRAHIRSLAQFVREAWSKL; encoded by the coding sequence ATGAAAAAATATGTCCGTGCCTTTTTACCATCAGAATTCTCTATAACAGATTGGTCTTCTATTCAGCCTTTTTACGATAATCTACTTACAAGAGATATTTCTTCGGAAGAAAGTCTAAAAAAATTTCTAGCTGACTGGAGTGAACTAGAAGGAGTGATCGCAGAAGATGGAGGATGGCGTTATATCCATACTACTCGAAATACCACTGATTTGGCAGCCAAAGAATCTTATGAATACTTTATTACAAAGATAGAGCCTTATCTGGCTCCTGTTACAGATCTATTGCATAGAAAAGTTCTAGCGGCAAAAGATATTGCGTTACTACGTCAAAAACCTAGATATGATATTTTTGTTAGAAAAATAGAAAACGATTTGCGTTGTTATAGAGAAGAAAACATACCAATTCATACAGATATTCACCTCAATGCAAGAATATATGGTGCTATAGTAGGTTCTATGGTTATAGAAGTAGAAGGCAAAGAGCTCACCCTACAGCAAGCTGCTGCGCATGTAGAATCTACAGATAGACCCTTTCGAAAAACCGTTTATGATGCAATACAAAAATGCAGACTGCAACATAAAGATGCATTGGATACACTTTATTCCAAACTGATTCAACAACGCCATAGCCTAGCAGTCAATGCCGGATTTGATAACTTTAGGGATTACGCTTTCGTATCTATGCATCGGTTCGACTATACGCCACAAGATTGTTTTACCTTTCATACTGCTATTAAAGAAGAGATTGTGCCATTGCTAAATGAGTTAGCCAAAGAACGTAAAGAAAAGCTTGGCTTAGCAGTATTGCAGCCATTTGACCATGCCGTTGACATAGAAGGACGACAACCACTACGTCCTTTTACAGATGCAGCAGAGTTACTACATAAAGCAACTACTTCTTTACAATCTATACAACCTTTCTTTGGACACTGTTTAAAGATCATGCAAGAAATGGGGCATTTAGACTTAGCGTCACGTAAAGGAAAAGCACCAGGTGGTTACAATTATCCTTTAGATGAAACAGGTGTACCCTTTATTTTTATGAATGCTGCTTCTACATTGAAAGATGTATTAACCATGTTTCATGAAAGTGGACATGCTGTACACGCCTTTTTGGTTCATGAACTAGAATTGAATGTTTTTAAACATTGTCCATCAGAAATTGCAGAATTAGCCTCCATGTCTATGGAGTTACTTAGTATGCCCTACTGGAATGTTTTTTTCAGCGATCAGAAAGATTTAAATCGTGCTAAAAAAGATCATCTTATCCACGTTATTAGTCGTTTGCCTTGGATGGCTGCTATTGATGCTTTCCAACATTGGGTTTATGAACACCCCACCCATACGTTACAAGAACGAGAAGATAATTGGAATCGTATATTTAGTGATTTTTCAGACAATATAACAGATTGGAATGGTTATGAAGATGTAAAATGTAATTTGTGGCAAAAACAACTCCATCTTTTTGAGGTTCCATTTTACTACATTGAATATGCTATTGCACAGCTTGGCGCTATTGGGGTGTGGAAAAATGCACAAGAAAATCAAAAGGATGCATTGAATAATTATCTTAACGCATTAAAATTAGGCAATACGGAATCCATGCGTACCATTTACCAAACTGCTGGTGTTCGTTTTGATTTTAGTAGGGCACATATTCGTTCTCTAGCACAATTTGTGCGTGAGGCTTGGTCTAAGTTATAA
- the mutS gene encoding DNA mismatch repair protein MutS, giving the protein MSKPVELTPLMKQYFSIKEKYPGALLLFRVGDFYETFLEDAVKASKVLGIVLTKRSNGSASSVELAGFPHHSLELYLPKLVKAGYRVAICDQLEDPKQAKGIVQRGVTELVTPGLSLSDAVLDGKSNNYLAAIVFNKEILGVSFLDLSTGEFLLAEGDHEYIQKLLQNFTPSEVIFNKKQQTLWNDFAKDDFHTYALEDWAFQFDYAYGLLNTHFGTSSLKGFGVDHYPAGIISAGVILRYLAETEHKEVKHIHAIARLEAHQYVWLDPFTIKALELMTPQQSGGTALIEIIDKTITSMGARLLKKWLLFPLKEVLPIQNRLSIVEYIVDHIALEELLQSHLKQIGDIERLISKVAAGRINPREMFTLKRALEQIHPIQEALEQAALPLLQKLSERLHNCHSLIGNMDHKLQENPPILTNQGGIIKPGVNDRLDELNTMIHHGKDYLIQLQQKESQRTNIPSLKISYNRVFGYYLEVPNAHKEKVPQDWMRKQTLTNAERYITEELKHYEENIIHAAEEAQRLEQQLYQELVQDVMECIPQIQQNAKSIAQLDCYLSFSKQARDQGYNKPMVDDSTILDLKDNRHPVIEQRLPIGTTYTPNDIKLDQEQQQIMVITGPNMAGKSALLRQVALTVLMAQIGSFVPATSAHIGIVDKIFTRVGASDNIAQGESTFMMEMTETASIMHNLSNRSLILMDEIGRGTSTYDGISIAWALVEYLHNHLHSKAKTLFATHYHELNELSKELPRVKNFNVAVQEINGKILFLHKLVAGGSQHSFGIHVAQMAGMPAEILDRAAEVLSHLSAAGGKMHTKSIVEKLPKIPYQLSLFEENKAFNPIKSLLDTIDINTLAPVEALLKLNEIKNMLKEGKNKYKS; this is encoded by the coding sequence ATGTCAAAACCTGTTGAGTTAACTCCATTAATGAAACAATACTTTTCGATTAAAGAAAAATACCCTGGCGCATTGTTATTATTCCGTGTTGGAGACTTTTATGAAACCTTTTTAGAGGATGCCGTTAAAGCTAGTAAAGTGTTAGGCATTGTACTCACCAAACGATCCAATGGATCGGCATCTAGTGTTGAGTTAGCTGGCTTTCCCCATCATTCCCTAGAACTTTACTTGCCCAAGCTCGTAAAAGCGGGCTATCGTGTAGCCATTTGTGACCAATTAGAAGATCCTAAGCAGGCTAAAGGCATTGTACAACGAGGTGTAACAGAACTGGTTACCCCAGGCCTTTCTTTGAGTGATGCCGTGTTAGATGGAAAATCCAATAACTACTTAGCAGCCATTGTTTTTAATAAAGAAATATTGGGTGTCTCTTTTTTGGATCTTTCTACAGGAGAGTTCCTTTTAGCAGAAGGAGATCACGAGTATATCCAAAAACTATTACAAAATTTTACACCCTCCGAAGTTATTTTTAACAAAAAACAGCAGACACTTTGGAACGATTTTGCGAAGGATGACTTTCATACGTACGCATTGGAAGATTGGGCCTTCCAGTTTGACTATGCATATGGCTTACTCAACACACACTTTGGAACCAGTTCATTAAAAGGATTTGGCGTAGATCATTACCCTGCGGGCATCATTTCTGCTGGTGTTATTTTGCGTTATTTAGCAGAAACAGAACATAAAGAGGTTAAGCATATTCATGCCATAGCACGGCTAGAAGCACACCAATATGTTTGGCTAGATCCGTTTACTATTAAAGCCTTAGAGCTTATGACACCACAACAGTCAGGAGGTACTGCACTTATTGAAATTATTGATAAAACCATTACCTCCATGGGCGCTCGACTGCTTAAAAAGTGGTTGTTATTTCCACTGAAAGAAGTGCTGCCTATTCAAAATAGATTATCCATCGTTGAATATATAGTAGACCACATAGCATTGGAGGAACTACTGCAAAGTCATTTAAAACAAATAGGTGACATAGAGCGTCTGATCTCTAAAGTAGCTGCAGGTAGGATCAATCCAAGAGAGATGTTTACCTTAAAAAGGGCATTAGAACAAATACACCCTATACAAGAAGCGTTAGAACAGGCTGCGCTGCCCTTGCTACAAAAACTTAGTGAAAGGTTACATAACTGTCATAGCCTGATCGGAAACATGGACCATAAGCTACAGGAAAATCCGCCTATATTAACCAACCAAGGAGGCATCATAAAGCCCGGCGTCAATGATAGGTTAGATGAACTCAATACAATGATCCATCATGGAAAAGATTATCTTATTCAACTACAGCAAAAAGAAAGCCAACGGACCAATATTCCTTCTCTAAAAATTTCTTATAATCGTGTATTTGGCTATTACCTGGAAGTCCCCAATGCACACAAAGAAAAGGTCCCGCAAGATTGGATGCGTAAACAGACCTTGACCAATGCAGAGCGTTACATTACAGAAGAATTAAAACATTACGAGGAGAATATTATCCATGCAGCCGAGGAGGCACAACGTTTAGAACAGCAACTATACCAAGAACTGGTTCAGGATGTTATGGAATGTATTCCACAAATTCAACAAAATGCAAAGAGCATTGCACAGCTAGACTGTTATCTTTCTTTCTCCAAACAGGCCCGTGATCAAGGTTATAACAAACCAATGGTAGATGATAGTACCATCCTGGATTTGAAGGACAATAGACATCCTGTTATTGAACAACGGCTGCCCATAGGTACCACCTATACACCCAATGATATTAAATTAGACCAAGAACAGCAACAAATCATGGTCATCACTGGCCCTAATATGGCTGGAAAATCTGCGTTATTAAGACAAGTTGCCTTAACCGTGTTAATGGCACAGATAGGTTCTTTTGTACCAGCAACATCGGCACATATTGGTATTGTTGATAAAATATTTACAAGAGTAGGTGCATCGGATAACATCGCTCAAGGCGAATCTACATTTATGATGGAGATGACAGAGACAGCCAGTATTATGCATAATCTGAGCAACCGCAGTCTCATATTGATGGATGAAATAGGCAGGGGTACCAGCACGTATGATGGCATTTCTATCGCGTGGGCATTGGTAGAGTATCTCCATAATCACTTACATTCCAAAGCAAAAACATTATTTGCTACCCATTATCACGAATTAAACGAACTCTCAAAAGAGCTACCTAGGGTGAAAAATTTTAACGTAGCTGTGCAAGAGATTAATGGAAAAATTCTCTTTTTACACAAGCTTGTGGCTGGTGGTAGTCAACACAGCTTTGGTATTCACGTAGCACAAATGGCTGGCATGCCTGCAGAAATTTTAGATAGGGCAGCAGAAGTGTTGAGTCATTTGTCAGCAGCAGGCGGAAAAATGCATACAAAAAGCATAGTAGAAAAACTGCCTAAAATACCATACCAACTCAGTCTTTTTGAGGAGAATAAAGCTTTTAATCCTATAAAATCTTTGTTAGATACCATAGACATCAATACACTTGCTCCAGTAGAAGCCTTATTAAAGTTGAATGAAATCAAAAATATGCTCAAGGAAGGAAAAAATAAGTATAAAAGTTGA
- the nusA gene encoding transcription termination factor NusA produces the protein MDNNKLVESFAEFARSRNIDRPTVIRILEDVFRSLIVSKFGHDDNFDIIINLDKGDLQIWRFREIVDDHATNVDFSRKIALTEARKIEADFELGEELSEEIKIASFGRRTVMAAKQMLLQKVRELEKEAFYNKYEQLVGCLITAEVNQVLSRDVILLDEESNELYLPKSEQIPKDQLKKGDHIRAVIQKVEFYNTIPRVILSRTSPLFLERLFENEIPEIQDGLISIRKIVRDPGSRAKMAVESFDDRIDPVGACVGIKGSRIHGITKELQYENIDIINYTDNLDLFISRALSPACINRVAQGPVRVSVYLNPDQVALAIGKGGQNIKLAGKLVGKEIDVFRDESIEINDIPLSDFSDVLEPWILEELRKVGLDSAATVLSIPKDTLEQRADLEKETIDEIYAILNKALNG, from the coding sequence ATGGATAATAATAAATTAGTAGAGTCATTCGCAGAATTCGCAAGATCCAGAAATATTGATAGACCTACTGTTATACGTATTTTAGAAGATGTTTTTCGTTCTTTGATTGTTAGCAAATTTGGACATGACGATAATTTTGATATCATTATCAATCTGGATAAGGGAGATTTACAAATATGGCGTTTTCGCGAGATTGTAGATGATCATGCAACAAATGTTGACTTTTCTAGAAAAATAGCCCTTACAGAAGCGAGAAAAATAGAAGCAGATTTTGAACTTGGTGAGGAGCTTTCTGAAGAAATCAAAATTGCTTCTTTTGGTAGAAGAACTGTTATGGCTGCTAAGCAAATGCTGTTGCAAAAGGTGCGTGAACTTGAAAAAGAGGCATTCTATAATAAGTATGAACAACTGGTTGGTTGCCTTATTACAGCCGAAGTGAATCAAGTTTTAAGTAGGGATGTTATTTTGTTGGATGAAGAAAGCAATGAGCTTTATTTGCCGAAATCAGAACAAATCCCTAAAGATCAGTTAAAAAAGGGAGATCATATTCGTGCTGTAATCCAAAAAGTAGAGTTTTATAATACCATACCTCGTGTAATTCTCTCCAGAACCTCTCCTCTTTTTTTAGAAAGGTTATTTGAAAATGAGATTCCTGAAATCCAGGATGGACTAATTTCTATTAGAAAAATAGTCAGAGATCCTGGTTCACGTGCTAAAATGGCTGTAGAATCATTTGATGATAGGATTGATCCTGTTGGTGCTTGTGTTGGGATTAAAGGCTCTCGTATACATGGTATTACTAAAGAGTTGCAGTATGAAAATATTGATATTATAAATTATACTGATAATCTAGATTTATTCATTTCTCGTGCATTAAGTCCTGCATGTATCAATAGAGTTGCGCAAGGACCTGTAAGGGTATCTGTTTATTTGAATCCTGATCAGGTTGCCTTGGCCATTGGTAAAGGGGGACAAAATATTAAATTGGCTGGTAAACTTGTTGGGAAAGAAATAGATGTTTTTAGAGATGAGTCTATAGAAATAAATGATATTCCTTTATCTGATTTCAGTGATGTACTTGAACCATGGATTTTAGAAGAATTACGTAAAGTTGGATTAGATTCTGCTGCAACTGTTTTATCTATACCTAAAGATACGCTTGAACAACGTGCTGACTTAGAAAAGGAGACGATAGATGAGATCTATGCCATATTAAATAAGGCCCTTAATGGTTAA
- the pth gene encoding aminoacyl-tRNA hydrolase yields the protein MKLLLIGLGNIGAAYVHTRHNIGFMVVDHLAIQQNVGFSTDRLAYITSFDFNNHKVYMIKPTTYMNDSGKAVKYWLNTLKIPIEQSLTIVDDITLPFGTIRLRAKGSDAGHNGLKSIAHSLGVDAYPRLRVGIGNHFPKGMLAEFVLGNFLPIELEGLPLLLEHTKEILITWCKAGMVHTMNQFNKVKTYQQTTL from the coding sequence TTGAAACTATTACTTATTGGATTGGGAAATATTGGTGCAGCATATGTCCACACTAGACATAATATTGGATTTATGGTTGTTGATCATCTGGCTATCCAACAAAATGTTGGCTTTTCTACAGATCGACTGGCTTATATTACCTCCTTTGATTTCAATAATCATAAGGTCTATATGATTAAACCCACTACCTATATGAATGATAGTGGTAAAGCTGTAAAATATTGGTTAAATACCTTAAAAATACCCATAGAACAGAGTTTAACCATTGTAGATGACATTACACTTCCATTTGGGACTATACGTCTACGTGCAAAAGGATCTGATGCAGGCCACAATGGTTTAAAGAGCATTGCACATTCTTTGGGTGTAGATGCTTATCCCCGTCTTCGTGTGGGAATAGGGAATCATTTTCCTAAAGGGATGCTTGCAGAATTTGTTTTAGGTAATTTTTTGCCTATCGAATTAGAAGGGCTGCCACTATTATTAGAGCATACAAAAGAAATACTAATCACTTGGTGTAAGGCTGGTATGGTTCATACTATGAATCAATTTAATAAAGTCAAAACGTATCAACAAACTACTTTGTAA
- a CDS encoding sodium:solute symporter family protein, translated as MFLTKSAKVLTTFSDYAVGRKNFSTATLVATILATAFGGGGFIRTVQYVHKQGLYWIMFSVLIAVTLWITSLIAGRMKPFMHHLSIAETIGSIYGCMPRVVTAVCNVMGSIAILAMQIHVMAHAISVYTDLFHPRIMTTLATLIFITYTAWGGVRAVTYTDIFQLITFIIIIPILAWLLFQQTGKSIIEVVSLLGTQEKFQYSHVFSWSANLLSVISLGLSGLAFVISPPILQRVYMASSTMQAKKGFLYASICSLVIISFMLLVGIAVFVNAPNLPIQDVWEYIIDHIPPCFKSFFYIGFLALAMSTADSHLNACAVMVSHDIIEPMWRKGAIVSAQKLAFAQSASIIVGMCAMVLTFYCTDLLELLKLALDFSVPIATAPFIFAVLGFKGDAKTALTGMVVGALSIIVWKIWVEPTIDINGAFFVC; from the coding sequence GTGTTTTTAACTAAAAGTGCGAAAGTCCTGACCACTTTTAGTGACTATGCTGTAGGTCGAAAAAATTTTTCAACCGCTACACTGGTAGCTACTATATTGGCTACAGCTTTTGGAGGAGGGGGATTTATAAGAACTGTACAGTATGTACATAAGCAGGGCTTATATTGGATCATGTTTTCGGTGTTGATAGCTGTAACCTTATGGATTACCAGTCTGATTGCAGGACGAATGAAGCCATTTATGCATCACCTTTCTATAGCAGAAACTATAGGAAGTATATATGGTTGTATGCCTAGGGTTGTTACGGCAGTATGTAATGTGATGGGTTCTATTGCTATTCTTGCCATGCAAATTCATGTAATGGCGCATGCCATTAGTGTATATACAGATCTGTTTCATCCCAGAATAATGACTACGCTTGCCACTTTAATATTTATTACCTATACCGCTTGGGGAGGGGTTCGTGCAGTAACCTATACCGATATATTTCAATTAATAACTTTTATCATCATTATACCTATATTGGCTTGGTTGCTGTTTCAGCAAACGGGGAAATCAATAATAGAGGTTGTTTCTCTTTTAGGAACACAAGAAAAATTTCAATATTCCCATGTTTTTAGCTGGAGTGCCAATTTATTATCTGTGATTTCTTTGGGTTTATCTGGATTGGCATTTGTTATAAGCCCACCGATACTACAAAGGGTTTATATGGCTTCTAGTACTATGCAAGCAAAAAAAGGATTTCTGTATGCTAGTATATGCAGCCTTGTTATCATAAGTTTTATGCTTTTGGTAGGCATAGCTGTCTTTGTAAACGCTCCTAATCTACCTATTCAGGATGTTTGGGAATATATTATAGATCATATTCCTCCATGTTTTAAAAGTTTTTTCTACATTGGTTTCCTTGCTCTGGCCATGTCTACAGCTGATTCTCATCTTAATGCTTGTGCAGTTATGGTAAGTCATGATATTATAGAGCCTATGTGGAGAAAGGGAGCAATCGTTTCTGCGCAAAAACTTGCTTTTGCGCAATCTGCCTCTATCATTGTAGGTATGTGTGCCATGGTATTAACCTTTTATTGTACAGATTTGTTAGAGTTGCTCAAGCTTGCTTTGGACTTTTCTGTACCGATAGCTACTGCCCCCTTTATCTTCGCTGTTTTAGGATTTAAAGGTGATGCAAAAACAGCCTTAACAGGTATGGTTGTTGGTGCATTATCTATAATAGTCTGGAAAATATGGGTTGAACCTACAATAGACATAAATGGAGCCTTTTTTGTATGTTAG
- a CDS encoding OmpH family outer membrane protein, whose protein sequence is MNYKFLCALGFATCTYVGTKADDATLVATHTDTAASALKIGYVDLRHVYNNLPEAQKKNAEMQSFQKQLENQLQSKLSDYHEKVENCRQQESTLTEAQKKQISLELNKLQSVIQELDEQKYIKIDRKYKEIIAPIQNRIQEAIHKISEQHNYSIVLNQAIDVSPIILFAQKSFDISELILEELKKEEAKQEVTPPVIGPQNQDSKTTAPKQKSSSKASTSAKKKK, encoded by the coding sequence ATGAACTATAAATTTTTATGTGCATTGGGATTTGCTACATGCACGTATGTTGGTACTAAAGCAGATGACGCTACTCTTGTTGCTACACACACTGATACAGCCGCATCTGCCCTGAAAATTGGGTATGTAGATTTACGCCATGTTTATAACAATTTACCAGAAGCTCAAAAAAAGAATGCTGAAATGCAAAGCTTTCAGAAACAGTTAGAAAACCAACTTCAATCTAAATTGTCTGATTATCACGAAAAAGTTGAGAATTGCAGACAGCAGGAGAGTACACTCACAGAAGCTCAAAAGAAACAGATATCTTTAGAACTCAATAAGCTACAATCAGTTATTCAAGAGCTGGATGAGCAAAAGTATATTAAAATAGATCGAAAATACAAAGAGATTATAGCCCCAATTCAAAACCGTATTCAAGAGGCTATTCATAAAATTTCTGAACAACATAATTATAGTATTGTGCTCAATCAAGCTATAGATGTAAGTCCTATTATACTTTTTGCTCAAAAAAGCTTTGATATTTCAGAGCTTATATTAGAAGAACTCAAGAAAGAAGAAGCTAAACAAGAGGTAACGCCTCCTGTTATAGGCCCTCAAAATCAAGATAGTAAAACGACAGCTCCAAAACAAAAGAGCTCAAGTAAAGCGTCTACATCTGCTAAGAAGAAAAAATAA